In Trichomycterus rosablanca isolate fTriRos1 chromosome 2, fTriRos1.hap1, whole genome shotgun sequence, the genomic window agcgAGCTCAcggtgaggtgtccacatacttctggtcataGACTTTGTGAAGGGGCACACAAAGCTAGACGTGGTTGTAAGTGTCGCTAATAAAACCACGAGATTGTATGTACCATATCAGTTATGAAACCCTCTCACTGAACGCAGGCTGGACGTGGCAGGGCACCAACCACAAAACCAAAGACGATCTGGAGGTCAGAACCCCCCGAGCCCGCAGCAGGAGACGGAGCGAGGGTGCCATACTGGGTGAATGTGAGGACGACCACCGACGCCTAGTGAAGTGGTTCGAGGATACGCCGTGCTCTCCGTTTGGCCTCCATCGGCTGGTGGAGCTGGGTAGAACATCAGGAAAACGAGCAGGAGACTGGTACGGCCCCTCCATCGCTGCACATATACTGCGGTAAGGACACTGGGCACTGTGCACCCACGCTTAGTGCTATTATGGTAACATTTATGATAATAGATGCTTCCCATGTGCACTTACCTTCAGCTTATTGTACGTATAAACACCTCCATCACAGCGAACTGAGTGGGACTGATGGAAGTCCTTGTGTTTAGATATAGCCAGTGTGAGCCAGAACATTTGCTATGCTttctatgtaaaaaaaaaagagtggcCTATAACAGTATCTTCTTCTCCAGTAACTCATGTCATTTTTGTTCCTTTTATTTGCAGTAAGGCCGTAGCGGTGTCTGATGTGAGGGACCTGGCTGTGTACGTAGCGCAGGACTGCACTGGTGGGGCATTAACCAATGTGAAATACTATTTTatatcagggttttttttagcACAGTGATTCTCAGTTGGTCTTGCCACAAGGTTGCCACTTTTATGAGAAGGATGtttgtgggaatctgtgcccattcagtcaaaagaccaTTTGTATGGCCGGGCACTGTTGTTCATTCTAGAGCtggtcagtggggctgaggtttaaattgagcttttctttagatctttgtagagcttgctttgtgcgaagggccacagtcatgctggaacaggaaaggaccttgcCCAAACTAAAAAGCGCAcaatttttctttcatttaattgatttattacacctgctagaaactgttgtggctgaaacacagttTCTAtcggggtgtcccaatacttttatccatGTAGTGTGTACAGTCCATTTTTTGTTACAGGTTTTAAGCTGCCTGTGCATGGACATTCTGAGTGTTTATAAAGTAAATTTATTAAGGGGTCAAGCTttgccactgccaagttgccacccTCAGGCACTTGATGCcttgtatgtactgtattaaaTGCCAGTCACTTTGGTtgtaaaaacatctgctaaatgcccacATGTTATAAATGCTGGGATAAATTTAATCAGCTCTCATCCAAAACACAACATCGACCTGAAACTAATAAAAGTCGTTCCAGTATTACCTGATATTTTCAGTTTTGGATATAGTAATGCATCTTTAACTGACTTCAACTGTGTGTAGCTTTGCAGTAATGCTGGTAGCCTACAAGTATCTCTTgctgtgtcccaatccacaTCAAGCTATAATAAATACTTGACAAATTAGTACACAACCATCTGTGTATTCAGTACTTAGCATGTGACTTGAGATGcaagtctgtgttttttttatatctagTATTCAAGCTAATAACATCCATAGTAACCCAGTCCTTTCTACTGAATTTTTTTCCCCtaatctcccaatctagtcatttccaattcccaactGGGAATCCACTGCTGGTTGCACAACCCTGATATGTGTGATCTGTGTGACACACCCCACTCACGAACatccatttcttttttatttatttttatttatgcatttaccaAACCTAGAACTCACCAGGGACGACGCATAGACCAAACTATATTCACAAGATGCAGAATTGGCCACACCAGGGTAACCCACCAATACCTGGTTAAAGGAGAAAACCCACCAACATGTGAAACCTGCCAAACACTTAcaactataaaacacattttgatagAATGCCCTAAATACACAAAGGAAAGACAACAAGTACACATGcctgaaaccataaaagaaatccttacacaagacaacacaagaacagtatTAACATACCTCACaaccataaaaatgaaaatgaaaatataaaatggaccaaaTGATGAAGACAGATATATAATACCCAGTtcctgccattaaatgacacacgtGTTTAACATGGTgtaaaaaacccaaataaataaatatttatgcattttctcccatttttctgctgatttagtgtagtcagtttgtcctccgctgctggggatccctgattgcagtcgaggtgggtattttgctgcccacgcctcctccgaccagtgcgcagccctttgcggaacccttttttacctgtgcactctgcacaggcacctctctatctgccaatcagggtccttacacagcgtccttacacagcgacccacatagtctggtcatcccgccctagcagaaccgtgtctgctgcaggcactgccaatagatggcgcccagccgaccggtggcgacgccgagtttcgaatcgaggagttcagaatctcggtgctggtgcactagcggaatatcccgctgcgccacctgggtgcctttgcATCCATTTCTGACCTTCCTTTGTCAAACACGGctagttgtgtttgtgtgaacaCCCGTCCAGGTAGGTGgttctgctgagattcgaatttGTGAGTTGAAACACTCCACAGTAGTGTACTGGGCCACCAGCCGAGTGCCCGGTAACACAATTTCATTGATGCTAATGGTGAACTGACCTCATGTGTGATTCATTTCAAAATCTTCTTATTCTCTCTGTCTGTAGTGTATATTCACGATGTGCTGAGATTGTTTGAGGATGCCCACTATGCCAGCCCCACCAAACACAAAGCTCTTATTATACTGGTTCCTGTGAGACTTGGTGGAGACACTCTTAACCCTGCATATGCTGACTGTGTGAAGGTATGGTCTCTAACAAACATGTAAACCTCTGTATCAGTGTCACCTTGAATCAGATTAACCCATTTCTCTTTGTTCAACCTTTAGCAACTATTTACGCTGAAAAGCTGCATTGGAATCATCGGAGGAAAACCCAAACACTCGTTATATTTTGTGGGATTTCAGGGTAAGCAGTAGGACATCGGCAGATACTTTATCTACTATTTATAGCTACTAACATGATGTACGGTGatttatttagaaataattgatgatttttttttttattaatgtctgtTGGGTGAATATATAAAGAACACaaggaaatgtaaataaagagtcatgaattaaaaaatagatATTCTAGTAAATGTGCTTCTGTGGAAAATCACCAGTGAGCcaagacattaaaaccacccaccTAATATCCTGTCAAAACATCTCTGACCCTCCGAGACTAAATTATTTCCAGTCCTTAGACACTCAACTCAACAAACCAGTTCCTTAAAAAAGTTTCAATATAAATATGTTTGTACATAGGCTTAAAGCATTTGGTTCcctttttcatttcattacagTGGTCAGATGATGTGTTTGCCGTGTCATTATGAACACTGCGCTCTCTAATAACCTCATTTCGACACTTTTTCTGGTCTTGTTGCAGGCGAGCAGCTCCTGTATCTGGATCCTCATTTCTGTCAGTCGGCTGTGAATATGAGTCAAACCAGCTTCCCTCTGGAGGTGAGTTTCATCATCCTGCAGATTTAAGAAAACTGTTTAAATTCTTAGAAGCAGTATGAAAAAAAACGccatataaaatacaatttccTATAAAGAAACATATCGACCCCCACTttgaactttttaaagaacctaTTATTCAgccagggcggcatggtggctcggtgggtagcactgtcacctcacagcaagaaggccctgggttccatccccaggcgggacggtccgggtcctttctcctgtgcggagtttgcatgttctgttcattggagacactgaattgccctgtgtgtgtgtgtgagtgggagtgtgtgtgtgtgtgtgtgtgtgagtgtgtgtgtgtgtgtgtgtgtgagtgtgtgtggataagcggataagaaaatgaattatgaattattcagccatgataatagccatatTAGCTGACATGACATtaagaatcaaacaaacaatCTGATTTAGGAGGCATAAATCCTTCTCTTAGTCAGTgttttttaactgaatgggcagcTGACCACTAGGGGTCTTAGTGAGCCCAGATGGAGGTCCTGTTGCATTTGATTGGGACAAGAAAATCAATAGGCTATAAGCATACCTCCTGTATCTCTCTTGTGATGTCAAACTGCCTATAGCCTACGTTGGGTCTTTAAGAATGGACaaatatttgatttgcccatctcgaaagtgcaaaggtcaacgaGTGGTGACTATGAATGATTGTGATTCAGTTGTAAAAGCAGGTCCTGCTGAAGCAGATCCATTCAGACCAGAATGGCTGTTTTGACCCCTGCCATTAGCTACAAGTGTTTCCAATGTTTAGGGTATTATTTCTTCTAGTTATGTCATTGATTGTCCACTTACTACAAGCTTCTGTTTGAAGAATATAACAGCCTCTAGGTTAACAGAAGTGAGTTGGATGTAGTATAGAGCAGAGATAGCAGCAAAAACTAAATGAGGAATCTAATTCATTTAAACAGATTAAACACATATAGctactgtatatatgaatatatatatatatatatatatatatatatatatatatatatgtgtgtgtgtgtgtgtgtgtgtgtgtgtgtgtgtgtgtgtgtgtgtgtgtgtgtgtgtgtgtgagaatgaaTATACACATATAACCATCCTATTTAtccatcttttttttaaactgtctgTACGAAATATGTTTATGATCATGACTAGACACTTTTTTTCCCTCATGTAAAATACAGTCCATTGTGGAATATCCATGTTGGTAACCCCTTCTGTACTATGCATAGGCACACTTTTACTATTATACCTTTCATCCAAAGCGTTAGGATCATCCATCAAACAATGTGCATGGCCATGTTTTGTAACCACTGTGCATATGATGGTCAGGGATCTATGAAATGCCACCATCTGTCAAACTGTCCACTGTTGTCTAGCACCTACAGTGGAAATGCAAGCCTCGCAACTGGACATCAGAGACCATGTCTGTTGGAAAAAGCGTTATACAAagaaatttgacttgacttgtgttCTCAGGATAGACTCTGAGTAACAGTGGTATCCCAAGCTAACAAATTCAGgcaggagacagagaggagaggATCAGGGATCTGTGAGATTTACCTACCGTGACCATGACCAGAACATGGAATTTattgtgtccaaacttttgcagtAGATTCTACATAGTACATGTTCCAACCaatagaaaatgtatttttaatttacatgtatGGTAAGCGTCACTACTATTTACTGCATCGTAAATAGCAAATCCTGTCACCCCAAAATGCAAGTCGGCCATATATTTTActctctttctttctattttgtttGTAGTCGTTTCACTGTAAGGCAGCAAGGAAGCTGCCAATCCAGCGAATGGACCCCAGCTGCACTCTGGGATTTTACACTAAGAGCAGGAAGGACTTTGACACTCTCCGGTCAGACATCACCAGGGTAAGACGGGATATTTCAGATAAGGTAGTTAAAAGTCTATATAAAAAAAGTTGCCagacttttttaactctatttattaaatatctgatatatttaaactgatccatgatccctcgtatgtgataaatagacgtaacaccatggtatgaaaaacatcattttgtaccaccgtgctttactaccttcacagtgaactttggctcgaattcagtgctcgggggtcgtctgacatactgtctacggccactagacccaaaaagaacaattttgctttcatcagtccacaaaatgttgagccgtttCTCTTTGGAACAGTCAATGTTTCCTTGGTAAATGTTAATCCATTCAGgacgtgtctttttcttaacaacgggactttgcaggagttcttgctggtaaattggcttcacttaatcatcttctgtactcactgctaacttcagatgttccttgatctttctggaggtgatcattggctgagtatttgccattttggctattcttcgatccattggaacagtagttccacgcttccttctgcgtctttcaggttttggtcgtcacttcaaggcatttgagatcattttagctgagcaatcaataatttgctgcacttctctgtatgtttttccctctactatcaactttttaatcaaagtacgctgttcatcagaacaatgtctggaacaacccattttacccagtatttcagaaggaaatgtgctttgaccaacctgtgcaacattttccccctcctaccttaaataagggccaaaattgacacccgttcttctgcagaatgaatgacttcaccaattgaactcctcactgctattattttgaacaagcccctttaaatcaatgctttgattactcagaatgagcggcatgcatgtcctaattgttgggtttgttttgttttcattactctactacactttcaagtaaattttttgctatgtagaaatatcacttctactaaaaacagtgatttatcaggttaatggtgttggactgctatttttttaaacaccgcTGTAAAAAtaaggaaactttttgaagatcccttataTCTCTAAGAGACTTGTATGTTACAGggttattatgttttttttacactagcatatcaccactgagattcaggtTTGATTTATTTACCAGGAGGGAGGGGTCAGCATTCACAACTTTGTAAAAAATAGCATTAGTCAGTAGTACAACGGTTTAAGAACAATAAATCTTATTGCACTGTTGCAAGGAATTTTaggatttcaccatctacagtccattacattattaaatgatttggaAAGGGCAAGGCTAAAAACCAGTGTTGAATGCTCTCAAACAGACAAAAGGACCATCCCTATTGCTATCAGTGCAGAGTTTAATAGCCAGGTTCAGGTACCGTGGTGGTGTGTGGGGTAACATCATGTCTATGCAGAGTACAACATATCCTATTATTTATGAGCGATCAAAGATTGAACTAAGCCTCTTTCGGCTTTGTAGTAGAGAGTGCAGGTgttagactggcctgtctgcagtccagatttgtctcCTAGATTAGTAAATTTAGGATTGCTACCTAAAATACAAAGCCAGTCTTAggacgcattcacatgagaagcgttttgcactTTGCTCACCGCGAGTCTTGGCACAAACTGTCGCTTTTCAGCACTTGACCTGAGTGGTGCAAAAAAAAGTCAAGTGTGAGACAattatgagatgaatct contains:
- the LOC134334163 gene encoding cysteine protease atg4da-like yields the protein MMSSGFPDELDSPVDLESFEVVSPSTPGPLDVEECTHHLATAKEKPKLKNKLVSAWNNVKYGGWSLKSKPRLSKTSPVWLLGNKYQLSFADEREHFRRVFYSLFWLTYRRGFQSLDGSSLTSDGGWGCTLRSAQMLLAQGLLLHTMPPGWTWQGTNHKTKDDLEVRTPRARSRRRSEGAILGECEDDHRRLVKWFEDTPCSPFGLHRLVELGRTSGKRAGDWYGPSIAAHILRKAVAVSDVRDLAVYVAQDCTVYIHDVLRLFEDAHYASPTKHKALIILVPVRLGGDTLNPAYADCVKQLFTLKSCIGIIGGKPKHSLYFVGFQGEQLLYLDPHFCQSAVNMSQTSFPLESFHCKAARKLPIQRMDPSCTLGFYTKSRKDFDTLRSDITRVLISSTETYPIFTFVEGGGQDEHDHAELNFDPVINVPPRDKARRRDKRSSADEFVLL